The genomic segment AACAACGGCACGCTTGCCGCCAAGGCCGTCATCGTCACCGTCTCCCAGGGCATCCTCGCCGCCGGCGACATCCGCTTCGACCCGCCGCTCGAAACCGACCGGCTCGACGCGATCGACGCCATCAACCTGGGCGCCTACAACCACGCCGTCCTGCAATTCCCGCCCGAGGCGCTGCCGGTGGAGCCCGACACCTGGGTCACCTACAGGATCACCCCCTCCGACGACGGCATCCACCGCGGCGGCGGCGCGCTCTGCAACATCTCGGGCACCGGCCTCTGTGCCTTTGAAAATGCAGGGGATTTCGCCACCGAATTGGAGAACGCCGGCCCCGAGGCCGCCATCGACTACGCCCTGTCGCGGCTGACCGAAATCTTCGGCAACGACCTGAAATCCTCCTTAATCAAGGGCGCCGCCACCGCTTGGGGCCGCGACCCGCTGTTCAAGGGCTCCTACTCCGGCGCCATGCCCGGACAGGCCCACAAGCGCCCCGTCCTGCGCCAGCCCCATGCCGAGCGGGTCTTCTTCGCCGGCGAAGCCACCCACCACGCCGAGCCCGGCACCGTGTCGGGCGCCCACAAGGAAGGCCTGCGCGCCGCCGAGGAGGTGGCGGCGCTGCTCGGCTGACCTTACACTTTCACCCGCTCGGATTTCGGGTCGTACATGGGCTTCAGGCTGGCCCTGGCTTTCACCTTGGTGCCCATCACGTCGATCTCGTAGGTGGAGCCCAGCACATCCTGCGCGCTCTCGCCCTTGCAGGGCACGTAGCCCATGCCGACAGCGGCGCCGAGGTGGTGGCCGTAGTTGCCGGAACTGAGATACCCCACGTACTCGCCATCCCGGATCACCGGCTCGTTGTGGAAGAGAAGCGGCTCCGGGTCGTCCAGCAGGAACTGCACCATCCGGCTCTCCGGCCCGCTTTCCTTGCGCGCCGCCACCGCCGCCTTGCCGATGAAGTCGTCCTTCGACAGGTCCACCGCGAAGCCCAGCCCGGCATCGATCACGTTGTCCTCGCAGGTGATGTCATGCCCGAAATGCCGGAACGCCTTCTCGATGCGGCATGAATCCATCATGTGCATCCCGCAGAGCGTCAGCCCCACATCCTGCCCGGCCTCCATCAACGTCTCGAACACGTGGCCCGCCATGTCGGCCGAAACGTAGATCTCCCAGCCCAACTCACCCACGTAGGATACCCGGTGCGCCCGGGCGAGGCCCATGCCGATCTCGATCTCCTGCGCCGTGCCGAAGGGGTTTACCGCGTTGGAAAAATCGGCGGGCGACACCTTGTTGAGCAGCTCCCGCGATTTCGGCCCCATCACCGCCAGCACACCCTCGCCCGCCGTCACATCGGTGATCACGACCCGCCGGTCGCCCACATGCCGCCGCAGCCGCGTTTCGTCGGCCAGCCGCGTCATAGCAGGCGTGACCACCAGATAGGCGGATTCCGAAAGCCGCGTCACCGTCACATCCGCCTCGATCCCGCCACGGGTGTTGAGGAACTGGGTGTAGACGATCTTGCCCACCGGCACCGACATGTTCGCGCCGCAGACATGGTTCAGGAAGGCCTCGGCCTCCGGCCCCTCGACCCGCAGCTTGCCGAAGGAGGACATGTCGTACATGCCGACATTCTCGCGTACCGCCTTGTGCTCGGCGGCGGAATTCTCGAACCAGTTCTGCCGCTTCCAGCTATACTGATACTCGGGCTCCTGACCCGGACTGGCGAACCAGTTGGCCCGCTCCCAACCCCCGGCCTCGCCCATAACGGCCCCCTGCTCCAGCAGCTGCGCATGGAAGGGCGAGCGCCGCACGCCCCGCGCCGTGGCCTTCTGGCGATAGGGGAAATGGTCGGCATAGAGCAGGCCCAGCGTCTCTTTCGACCGCTCGAAAAGGTAATGCCGGTTGCCCTGGAACGGGTGCATGCGGGAGATATCGACATCGCCGATATCGTAGGGCTTCTCGCCATCCTCCATCCACTGCGCCAGCGTCACGCCCGCGCCGCCCGCGCTCTGGATGCCGATGGAATTGAACCCGGCGGCGACCCAGACATTGTCCATCTCCGGCGCGAGCCCAAGGTGATAGGCATCGTCGGGCGTAAAGCTCTCCGGCCCGTTGAAGAATGTGTGAATCCCCGCCTCCGCCAGCATCGGCATCCGGTGACAGGCGGCCTCGAGGATCGGTTCGAAATGGTCGAAATCTTCCGGAAGCTGGTCGAACTCGAAGCTTTCGGAGATTCCGTTCATGCCCCACGGCTTGGCATTGGGCTCAAAGGCGCCGAGCAGCATCTTGCCGGCATCCTCCTTGTAGTAGGCGCATTCGTCCGGCACCCGCAGCACCGGCATCTGTCCCAGGCCCTCGATGCCTTCGGTGACGATGTAGAAATGCTCGCAGGCATGCAGCGGCACGTTGACGCCGGCCATCCGGCCCACCTCGCGGCCCCACATGCCGGCACAGTTGACGATCATGTCGCAGGCGATGTGGCCCTGATCCTTGCCGTCATCGCTCTGCCAGTCGACACCCGTGATCCGCCGGCCATCGCGGGCCATGCCGGTGACCTTCACCCGCTCCTTCA from the Roseovarius indicus genome contains:
- a CDS encoding GcvT family protein; amino-acid sequence: MELPDKARVVIVGGGVIGCSVAYHLTKLGWKDVVLLERKQLTSGTTWHAAGLIGQLRATANMTKLARYSAELYLGLEEETGVATGMRQGGSISVALTEERLEELYRSAAMARAFGVPVEELSPDEVKARYEHINLDGVTGGVWLPTDGQADPANIALALAKGARQRGALVKERVKVTGMARDGRRITGVDWQSDDGKDQGHIACDMIVNCAGMWGREVGRMAGVNVPLHACEHFYIVTEGIEGLGQMPVLRVPDECAYYKEDAGKMLLGAFEPNAKPWGMNGISESFEFDQLPEDFDHFEPILEAACHRMPMLAEAGIHTFFNGPESFTPDDAYHLGLAPEMDNVWVAAGFNSIGIQSAGGAGVTLAQWMEDGEKPYDIGDVDISRMHPFQGNRHYLFERSKETLGLLYADHFPYRQKATARGVRRSPFHAQLLEQGAVMGEAGGWERANWFASPGQEPEYQYSWKRQNWFENSAAEHKAVRENVGMYDMSSFGKLRVEGPEAEAFLNHVCGANMSVPVGKIVYTQFLNTRGGIEADVTVTRLSESAYLVVTPAMTRLADETRLRRHVGDRRVVITDVTAGEGVLAVMGPKSRELLNKVSPADFSNAVNPFGTAQEIEIGMGLARAHRVSYVGELGWEIYVSADMAGHVFETLMEAGQDVGLTLCGMHMMDSCRIEKAFRHFGHDITCEDNVIDAGLGFAVDLSKDDFIGKAAVAARKESGPESRMVQFLLDDPEPLLFHNEPVIRDGEYVGYLSSGNYGHHLGAAVGMGYVPCKGESAQDVLGSTYEIDVMGTKVKARASLKPMYDPKSERVKV
- a CDS encoding flavin monoamine oxidase family protein codes for the protein MPPTDVIVIGAGAAGLAATEALGSLGKTVTCIEAGSRIGGRAFTDTETFGIPFDRGAHWLHNGAINAFIDKGKALGLDVYPAPNHAVTAGDDPDGTALWAEVDAISDAMRREAEAGNDIALSNLFKPLADWSFSAAMMHILPMGRNLHEISTRDFADYQESPDWFCRQGYGTLVAMNAADVPVTLNTQATRVTTTADGVEVETNNGTLAAKAVIVTVSQGILAAGDIRFDPPLETDRLDAIDAINLGAYNHAVLQFPPEALPVEPDTWVTYRITPSDDGIHRGGGALCNISGTGLCAFENAGDFATELENAGPEAAIDYALSRLTEIFGNDLKSSLIKGAATAWGRDPLFKGSYSGAMPGQAHKRPVLRQPHAERVFFAGEATHHAEPGTVSGAHKEGLRAAEEVAALLG